Within the Rosa rugosa chromosome 2, drRosRugo1.1, whole genome shotgun sequence genome, the region TGAATTTGGGTAGGGATCCAAAATGAACGTACAAGAGAAATTCCAGTACTTCTTAGTTCTAACCAGatataaaagattttttttttttttttttggccataACTAGATAGAGTCTGttgtttgtgtgtttttgggttttagTACTTTCTAGGTGTAATGGAGTCGAGAATGAATTTACAGATGCCATTCTTATTATTGTCTTTTAACCTAGGTTACTATATGTTACAAAAAATTGAACTTATTTTGGAGCCATTCTAGAGTAGAAAATGACAATAAATTTTCCTATTGGTACCTCTTTGTTTGTGACTCTCTCACTTTGAGTAGATAGCCAAGTGGAGGGTGAGGTTTCTTCTTTCAATAAATTACAGTTGGGTTCACATGTAATCTTGTAAAGGAAAATTTATTAAATTATCCTAAAATTATTGTTTAGCCCCCAGGAAGAGGGAAAACTTCTCTCTTCCGCCGAGGTTAATTAGGAAGTGCAGGAAGGGGCAGTTGAGGAAATTTGTGTTGATGATTGAGACCTTATACCAAATCAGAACAAAAACCAGCTGTTGGTGATAAAGAGGCTTTGTCTTCTAATATATATAGAACTACTGATTCTTTTCTCCATTTGACAACTACTGTATAATGTTGTAGTGTTGTATACATGAATCGCCTAACAAATAGACCACTAACAATAATTTTGAGACTTTCATCTTAAATACTTTGTTAGTtaatttgcttttgtttttttcttttccctgtTTTTTCTTTATCAGCACCGTAGCCTCAATGTTTCCAAATAATATTTAGTCCCTGCTGCCAAATTGTTATTCCTGTTTGcaattaattacattataaaaGTAAACaatataataaattaataatttttgACAATGTCATTAGAAAGAAGTAAGAATAGCTTGTCAGTCTAAGTAAATGACCTACTGCATATAATGCCCCCTAACAAATGATGAAATAGACCATATAAAGAGTTGGAGCCTTGTCTTTTGTTTTCTCTTAATTATCTTAATGAGTTTGATATGGTGTTGTAAGGAAGCAGAAAAGTATGGCAGCAAATATCATGTTTCAACTGGTTTATGctgaatttatttgtttatcttAGATTATCTCCTTAGACTTATCAAGTTAAATTTGTGAAAATGGCAGGAAAATTGATGGAAGTAGCATGTCGGATGCTAAGTACCGTTGGACAGAATTCTCGGTTCACCACTTGCCAATGAAGTATGCTGCGACTGTGTTTTCGTAGATGGGCATTACTAGAAAAACAGGCCAAGGTTATAGTCTCTCCTGTAGTACCAAACCACATCATATGATCTCTAATAACTCTTTAGGGATGATTTTGCATTGGCTTCAACATATATGAACTGTACACCTTACATGTTACctcaatatatatattgactAATGGAAGTTAAACTTGCAAATTGATGAAAATGTTGCACTTCATTTGTGCAGACAGGGAGTCCTTGAGAAATCAATGGATGTAAAAAGGCTTGGAAAGGAAGGGCAGCTTACATGAATATTGGAGTTTGGTGGTGAAcctggttttttattttttatttttaaatcgGTTTTTCTTTTACCTTAGTATCTCCCTTTctatttctctttttctctctctctgccctTTTTGTGGTTCTGGGTCTCGGGTAGAGAAGAAACAAGATAGTTAAATACACAATTAAGTACATAAATGTATTTTACAATCACCATtattttatcaattttttttaggTGGTTTGTTAGTAATGGCACTTAAGCTGTGTGTAATCATGAGGGTGGCTGGGGCAGTAGTGTCTTTATCTGCCCATTGAATAAAAATCTCAATGGAAATGAAATAAAATGATTCTTTTCTGTAATATTCTCCACAAGTGATTGAGATGTATTGCTACAAGGTCATTATTATGAAAGTCCAAAGATGGTTCTTGTGATCATATTTCCATATCATAAAAGTTGATAGCAAACTCCAATACACGGTGATCACAAACTTATACATGAATTGGAAACCGTTGAAGACTCGGTTAAACATCACTATAGTACATTGATAACAGAGGCTTGCTAGCTTTTGTCATAGTCCAAGTACTCCAGGACTGGAATCACAGCCGAAGTTATCACAGCGTTCAAGCACAAAATGGATCTTGAAGAACTACGAGGTCTCTACTCTCCACTATGCTGAAGCTCAAAAGGAATGAGCCAAAGTCTCTCATCTGCCTCTCCGAAGTCTGAAAATAAGTCACATCTGGGAAAATACTGGTGGAAGAGAGATATTCTGAAGAATTTGATGAGTCTCATGCCACCCACAATGAAAATGAATGAACTCAAATTTTGGCATGAATAATGCCCAGCAAACTCTTTATAACACTGGATCCATGAGCAAACTTGGTTGAGGAAAGCATGATGGTTCCTTCAAGTTAAAGTTCCACAAACTGGAGTTTAAATATGTGGACAACATAGTTTTGGATATTTCTACTTATTTCCTCCATTGGTGCTAGAAAGCTCAGTAAACAGTCATGATGTGACTTTATTTAGATTTGGAAAGACCTTTATGCTCAATCACTCTGGTTTTTTCATTTCTGGTCAATTGTAATCACTTATTTCTTCTTCATGAATTTATTCAATTTAGAACATGCATGCTAGTTTTGGTCTATTTTGGCTGTAAATTTCTCAACTACCTGATAGTCCCTTCAAGTTGAAGTTAAAGTTCTACGAACTGTCACAATACTTGTTTCTCATAGATAAGATATTGCGCTAGGAGCATATCTGACTATTTCCTATACCTGGTCAAATAAACACAGACAAGGGACTTGGGGGAAGAAGCTTTGTACTATTTCAAACTAAGCTTTTGTAGTTAAAATTCACAAGTTATTGCCACATATATCTTGATTATCTTCCCCATCATGAAGAAGAGGAAACTAGTACGAGGAAACTAGTACGATAGCTCTTCCCAATCTCTCTATTCAGGACTCCCCCTACTGTGAGTTGTTGCATTAATGGTTTACAAATCCACTAAGATTATTCCTAGCttcaaagaaagaaggaaaatttCTTACAAGCTCTTACGGATCACAAGAGTAGGTCTCTTCACAAGACTCAAAATGTGGCTTTTACATTCATTCCAAAAGGAAAACTACAGTTGAAAAACTTGAAATGGATGGCAACAGTGCATAGAGTTCACTGATGCCTAAAGCTGAGGAAGGAATGCCAGACAATTTCTTACATGGCTACATTTTCTTACAAGCCTATGCAAGCAAACCCTAAATCCGCTTGCTGCCACCAATTGTGGAAACAAGATGCTGGATCTGAACCCAAGTTGCTTCTATCGATTTAAAATCACCTCTTGCTTGCAAAGCTTTGTTCACCAAAGTTCTCTCATTAATACTATGATGACAGAGCATCTGCTGCACTTGCTCACACTTGTAATTCAATTCATCCATTTTGCTTTTGTAGGTGGCATGGTACTTCTCCAATGCAATCAAAGTAGCTTTCTCTTCAGCCAATTTTGTCTCAAGTTCCTCAACTCTCGACTTCTGTATACTTACACACTCGAAAAACTTTGCCTCTTCTTTTTTAGCTTCAGAAATTTGGCCAGTGTAGACTTCCACTTCCTGTTCCAGCTGTACTTTCTGAACAAATGCTTTGTTAACTTCAGCTGTGATTCCACTAGCTGAGGGGTACTTGGACTCCAGAAAAGCAAGCTTTCTCAGGACATCTTCAATGTTTGCCAACTGCACTGCAGTTTGGTCATTAGATCTGAGCAAAGTTTCCAGTGATGATTTGAAGCTTTGCAAACATTCAGTTTCCATGACTTCATCCAGAGGAAGTGTTGAAATACTTTGGATCTTGACCTTGGCTTGAGAAATTTCTTCAGATTTAGGAATGGGAGTTTCTTCAGTTTTGATACCAATATCTGAATGCATGTGTAGATAACGTTCCAGAAACTCCAAAGCTCGTATAGAACAAAACACCTGAGGTTGAAGAAGTCAATATTACATATCAAGTGTGTGGAAAACTTCATCacagtttttattttctgtgtTTGCGTAAATAAATAACATAGCTATGAaaggatgaaaaaaaaaatactcgtGTTTTATAAGAATTACCTCAGGGTCACGTATGGTATGAGAACTAGAAGGTTTAGGATGAGATGAAGGTGCATGGAATGGGAATTGAATGCTTGGCTCTTGAGGAGTCTGAGGCTCAGCTGCTTCTGTTGGCGGAGATGAAATTTGACCAGGTAGCTTCTCATTTGAAGCATCCATAGTCTCTGTTAGTGGAGGATCATTAACCTGAAAATTAATGTTATCTTCAGTTGATTCAACAACAAGTCCACATACAGCATCAGAGTCTTGATGCTTTGACTGAGGACATGTTTTCTTTTGGAAGGTGGCTTTGGTGGCCTcagagagagactgagaatGGGAATGTGTCAGATTTATCAAATAACAATGCACTTCTCCTTTCAGTGTGTTGCCAGAACTTTTCCCTTGCCCACTCTGGAATTGATTTTTAGATGAGCAATTAGCTTGTTTGTTCTTACACACTGTCGACCTCTTTGTCTTAGTAGCAGCTTCCTCAAACTTGGTGTGACATAAATAATTTCCCTTTCTTAtacttctcaaaatatggcatGCTTTAATAGTCATTCTTGTCTTGCTATGAACTCTGCCCTGTCCACGTAGGCATTGAATCATAGGCAGCATTCCTTTTCCGTCCGTCACACTTGAACAGATTCCTTGCTTAGTTACATACCTAATCCTTTTACCACTCTCTGGTACTCGCTGTTGGTGAGAACTGGGGTCTTGAATGGTGATTACCCCTGCATGAACAAGGACAAGCAGATAAAGTTCTAAATTCTTCAATCAAGTTTTATGTTATTACCGAAGCCAAGAAAGTAACTTTGAGGCAATATTTAATGGCTTTGTACTCCTAATCAGTCACTGGAATCCAACCTCAATAACTGCCCTTGAAGGCTTAACCATAATGAGGTTGACCAACTCAGTTGAACTAAAGGAAGAAGGGGATCAAGTGTTGTATGTTTATGAAAATGGCTTATGAATATAACCTTGTCATAGCTACAGCATCAATATCATATTTCATCTAATAAATTCTGTCAAATGAATAGACAAAGTAGATGGGGGCCGAAATACCTTTGCGCTTCCTCAAAGCATTCTTTCTTGCTTTCTCTGATGGCTCTTGGCGAGGCGTTCTGTTTCGGGTCAAGTCATCAAGCTTTTCAAGATAGTTCAAATCTTGAGGAAAGGTGTGCTTATAGTATTTGGTCCACCAAGCTTTGAAGGATGAGGTGGTACTAGGTAGTGGTGAATATGAAGAAAGTTCAAGTTTTGTGAACAAATGAGCTGTAGTAACTTTAAGCACCTGGAGTTGTTCTTCAAAACTGCGAACAACCATCTTTTCTGGGAAATGGGTATTAAGAGAGAAGAAAGGGGGAGTAGGAATGCCTTGAATCAGCCCGAACTGGCGTGCACAAAGATTTGGGCAATATGCTTCAAAACCAAACGTTTTGTTTCCAAATTTTGGAAGAGCTACACCTACAGGAAGATCACGACTAACAAGAAAGCTAGCCCACATGTCCTTGAGTGTAGAAAATTCAGTTTCCGTCATTTCAGTCCAAGGAAATATTAACCATGGAGGTAAAGCATCTAACTTTGAATATGGATTGAAGTTGAAATTCTCTTCTCTGTCTAAGTAGCTCATATACAATAAACAATCATGAAACAAAAGTTTAGGCTGTTTGAAAGAAACATATTTTAGTCCATGACAGGAGAGGTTGGGAATTGCAAAACAATCTGGACGCATTTTGGGAAAGTATGCATGAAGCCAAAGTTGAAGAATCCATATTGGTCCACCTGTAGTATTTAGCTGAGAGTGCAGCAAGTCCTTGATGCCTCTATACAAGTAGGCAAGAACCAGGGGTCCTAAGGCGTACGACTCACCCCTAGACAAAGCCACAGCCAAAGGCAAATTGGTTTTGATGATCTTGAATGATGGAGAACAAAGAAGGTAACGGCAAAGCCAATAGTGAAGAAATGCTACATGCTCTTCATCTGTCACAGCTCCTTCAATATTGTTATGTTCCCTAATAAATGAAGGAAAACTGGAGAACTGATTTACTTCAATGCCATAATTATCCTCCGGCATGGAGATGGAATCAGCGACGACAGCATCAAATTGGGCACCACATGGTCTAAGTCCTACCAGAGCACTAAGATCCAAGAGAGTAATAGTAAGGGGACCATGACCAAAATGAAAAGAATTTGTGGAAATTGACCAAAAGCAGAGTGCAGCTAGTACTAAAGAACGATTAAGAGGAATGGTAAACTTAGAGAACTGGAGAATGTCATAGATCCCAGCTTGATGCCAAACATAACTCTTTTGAGCTTCAACTCTTTTAAACCAAGAGACCCAATCAGGATCATTGCCAGGCCAAAACCGATGCTTTTGATGAAACCATTCATAGAACTTGGCATTTTGATCATGTACAAGAAAATCTTCGGTTTTCCTTTTGGGAAATTCACTATAAATGTCAGGGAACCTATTGTCAGATTTGAGTGCTGGACCCAAGACAAAGTGCTGAGAATTCGAATGAGGGATGAGTACCCGAAAGTCGGTGGTGGCAGTGCCTATTTCCTCCATAAGTTGATTCACTCTATTGACAGCCATGGTGGCCAATGCATCATCTCTAGAGGATGCCATCTTCCTCTGTGAAAGACTTTAAAAGTTTGACCCTTTTAAGAAAGCAACTGCACAGAACACACACACTGAGCTGTAGTGTATCTGATCATGAATAGTCAAATAAGAATTTCTCAAACGATCGACCATTGAGTAACACAAGCTTGAAACAACAATAAAGTCACATGCATGCCAATACTTACTACTGAGAAAGAATGGTGGTGAGAACTGAAAAGAGATGCACATACCAAACAAGCAGATGACTGAAAGACGTGCAGACAGACTTGTACTATTCAATCAAACATAACCCTATTAAGGAAAGACAACAACTTTGAGCTTAGATCAAAGAAACAAGGAAACAAAGTCGGTTATGAGACCCAAGTTCTAGGTCTTACtgttcctcctccttcttcttatCTTTGCTTGGAATTTTCATCTCTTTATTGGGGCATCTTAAAAACTGCAGCTTTCATCAAGAAATGACAAATAAATATTAACCCAAGGAAATTTATCTCTTCTCTCTACTTTACTGGCTTGTCCTCGGGTAATGTGTAAGACTTCATCAGACGTGTAATTAGGATTAAGACTGAATTAACCAAAGACCTTATTGGGGTTTCGTTCCCTCCTTTCAAGTGGGTTCATCTCACCTTTTAAAATTGTTGCACCCTTGGTTTTGGTGAGCATGTTACCACCCTAGACTCCCTAGTACCCTACTAATATATTTGACAGcataaccaccacaggtggtcgagttggtaggagcctccaggtgtggaactcCTATACCCGGGTTCGACTCCCGCCGACACTTATTGGAGTTacatcccaatatattcttgatggtcaggggggaggaagcgttctgacaagatcccccgagcgcggattagtctctgggcctaggaagcctttgaggacaccgtgtgattgaacaataaaaaaaaaaatgtttgacAGCATCATTTATACTAACCATGGAAACCTGTATTTTCCTTGTGTATATACTTTATACATGGATTTTCCTTTTCTCAAGTCTCATTATAAATAGCTAATCGCATTTAATATGGATACAACATGGCTCCATATTTAGAAGTGTGGAAATTAGGTTTCACGAAATCTAATCACTGTTGTAGGCCCATTCAAATCCATTTGCTAAACTTTAGGGATGGGTAGAAATTCtcatttaaagaaaaaaaaaattaaaaacttgtttaagtatatttgaattgtgtgtctggcccaaattcTAGTTACTTATCTGAGTTGTAATAAGGTTAGTCTTATAGATATTTTCGGAGATATATTTGTAGATATCcaaatcattgtacgattatgtttccttgtaagactctgattctatgcttgtaatcttctatataaagaggcccttattatcaatgaaaacacaaCTCATTCTTCCAATTCTCTCTGCTGTTCCTTGCATCCCTTTTTTCTAAAACACATTATCAACACGAAGTCCTAACCTTGAAATAAATAGCCAAAACCTAattccgaatacaaaaccttgaaaccctttctGCCTCCGCCACACACCTTAAAGACCttgatcccaggagtccagaaccagCGGCGGAATCCCAAAAACAGGCCGAAAAAATACAGAACCGGCCCTCGGaagcagaattagattctccaccggttcaccatcttcttGACCTCCGATTGCCATCAAATTTTGTCAACATCAGCACCTCGATCCTaggattcaggaaccggaagcaGAACATCAAGAACTA harbors:
- the LOC133730660 gene encoding uncharacterized protein LOC133730660 — encoded protein: MASSRDDALATMAVNRVNQLMEEIGTATTDFRVLIPHSNSQHFVLGPALKSDNRFPDIYSEFPKRKTEDFLVHDQNAKFYEWFHQKHRFWPGNDPDWVSWFKRVEAQKSYVWHQAGIYDILQFSKFTIPLNRSLVLAALCFWSISTNSFHFGHGPLTITLLDLSALVGLRPCGAQFDAVVADSISMPEDNYGIEVNQFSSFPSFIREHNNIEGAVTDEEHVAFLHYWLCRYLLCSPSFKIIKTNLPLAVALSRGESYALGPLVLAYLYRGIKDLLHSQLNTTGGPIWILQLWLHAYFPKMRPDCFAIPNLSCHGLKYVSFKQPKLLFHDCLLYMSYLDREENFNFNPYSKLDALPPWLIFPWTEMTETEFSTLKDMWASFLVSRDLPVGVALPKFGNKTFGFEAYCPNLCARQFGLIQGIPTPPFFSLNTHFPEKMVVRSFEEQLQVLKVTTAHLFTKLELSSYSPLPSTTSSFKAWWTKYYKHTFPQDLNYLEKLDDLTRNRTPRQEPSEKARKNALRKRKGVITIQDPSSHQQRVPESGKRIRYVTKQGICSSVTDGKGMLPMIQCLRGQGRVHSKTRMTIKACHILRSIRKGNYLCHTKFEEAATKTKRSTVCKNKQANCSSKNQFQSGQGKSSGNTLKGEVHCYLINLTHSHSQSLSEATKATFQKKTCPQSKHQDSDAVCGLVVESTEDNINFQVNDPPLTETMDASNEKLPGQISSPPTEAAEPQTPQEPSIQFPFHAPSSHPKPSSSHTIRDPEVFCSIRALEFLERYLHMHSDIGIKTEETPIPKSEEISQAKVKIQSISTLPLDEVMETECLQSFKSSLETLLRSNDQTAVQLANIEDVLRKLAFLESKYPSASGITAEVNKAFVQKVQLEQEVEVYTGQISEAKKEEAKFFECVSIQKSRVEELETKLAEEKATLIALEKYHATYKSKMDELNYKCEQVQQMLCHHSINERTLVNKALQARGDFKSIEATWVQIQHLVSTIGGSKRI